In Erigeron canadensis isolate Cc75 chromosome 8, C_canadensis_v1, whole genome shotgun sequence, the DNA window GGTTTACTCTTGCTAAGTTGTATGGCCCATCTAACCATTCGTTTTCATTATTGTCCATTTCAATTTGATCTTCTTAATCATGTTTTAAAAACATTCGAAGGATGCTTCGTGcgttttttttccttcaaaatgTATCGTTctcaaatgattaaaaaaatgagttgttgaTGTTGATCTTGTACTCATGGACGAAGCCATTGTAAAATACGTGGATCAATTAAGGCCACCAACCATTAtcgtttgtttttatttgtattgtagTATTAATTGTCTAAGCGTTTTTAATTGTTTAGTCATCTGTATATTTTTACAGATCTTTGAAATTTCTTAACTAGATTTCTAACTATACAAAGTTACAAacatctatattatatatatgtttacattttCCACATGAGAAACAATATTAAAGACcataattattgatttatttatcaaatactCAATACTACAATTTTTGTAACACTTTACACAAGTTagtaaaaatacatatttgatAAACGTATCATTTGTTAGTGGTATGAATGTTAAGTTTCTTTCCACATACATTTCAAATATATACGCACACATTTTAACGGGCTTGAAGTTTTAGACATCAAAGACATTTGGTTTGTTTTTGCATTGAAGATGGTCTGAGGCTCAAAGCCTCTATTCTAGAAAAGGAATTTTACaccatatacatgtacatacatTATtagtataataatttattttgcCTATAATGCTCCAATGATCGTagttataaataagaaaaaatgagGGTAGTATAACACACATCTAAGttagatgaaaaacaaaaaatacatgttgatattgaaaaaaacaataaacagCTAAGCTAAGATGTTGAAAAGATTTCATTCAATTTAGGTGTGTAACAACACCAATCCACAGTCTCCACTCTACTCTACTCCACTCCACTTCACTCTTACactgtattcttgagtttttattaaaagaaaagaaatgagaagattagataggggaagaaaggatagaaaattacataaaaaagaggcattctcgagttgaaagaaaagaaaagaaagttgatagttgaatgtattcttgagttagaagggaaagaaaagaaagggtaaaaagatacaattttacatttatagccttgtagtaattaaaaactttatataagtttgagggatataataataatttaaccactttttctttcaaatcttgccaaaagtggcaagaaagttttgggatcaaaacatTCTATTTTTCCCCTTATTTTccttccctttcttttaaaacaaaaactcaagaatacaaaaactaaaaatttcttACCCTTTATTTTCTTATCTcctcaaaataaaactcaagaatggaacattattgataaaaaaaaacaatactagatttgattaataatttttttagtttaatgtcATTATGTCTTTTGTGCTATTCTTTTAAGATGAGCATCAACACATAAAAGTAAGTCCATCGAGCAATAATACAACATAGGAAAGCACAAATAAAGCGTGTTAATAAAATAaggggaaatgattaattttttaacaaaataacctaaaaattatactaactattggattatgacatgtgaaaaaatcatggggcaagattatgaaagagaattagtatACCACATGCCATCTTCTTAGAGTGTTAGGAAGACTTTTAGGCTATTTTATTTGGAGTATCAGTCATTTTCCTAAAATAGgacgagcatggtacctgcgcaatgcggcagCGGTAACGGCGACGACGGTATAGTGGGGTTGGTGACGCGTGGTGATGACATcaacaattggtgtcgagtggtgtaagttgatgttaagataatagaactattttataagataaggacttataatgtaaattagcaagataagggtttaggaagtaaattaattcattaagggcaaatttggtaatttataaaaacccttCTATGGTGGagtgtttattaaggacattttGATAATTTCGCATGTGACATTTTGGTAACACTTTCTATTTTGAAGGGGTGtataatctataatctataataccttataaaagaaatgacatATTCTATATTAGGTAATTCTGTCTTTAAATTACCAGATTTGcccttggacttttttgtttttttctttatgtaactacccaaaatctcTAACAGACCGTCTTCCTCACTactgtcgccgcattgcgcgggtaccatgaaagtaagtaagtaagtaactgctcagtgccgccttccgcggattttgagccccaatacctcaacggtgtatgagagaggttaagatgtaggcagaccttacctctacctaagtagagaggctgcttccagtttctacctaaatggtagaaaatgccCTCCAACccttgcatgggatgaggatcgaacccatgacctctgtctccagaggcaaggatgtttaccactgatccaaccatgctcgTCTTTAATAAAGAGTATAGATGAAAAGCACACTAAGTGGGAGGTGAGGCCCATGGAGGACAATGACAAACGAAATTCATATCCCTGAAACTTTGGCATCATGAGAGCCTTGGATCATGATCAACACCACTCTAACACAAGATTCAGCCATCCAAACTTGATTCCTTTTAACTTTTCCAAATATAGGCAAAGCTATTTTCACGCattaattaaatgtataaaatatgGTTTCTCGATAAATTATATTATCTCAAACCCCCACCATCATTCTATTGGTATTTATAAATTGTAAATTCTATTTTCAAATTTAACTTACAATTGGATTTggatatatttaaaaatcatcaaGCTTGATGCGTAACATTCTTCTTATTGTGTGGGAATTGGAACAATAAGCCATTATCAGTACAATCCTAGAAGGTACAATGTTGTCCAAGAAGAGGAAGTGGTTTGGATTGATAAATTAGAATATTATGCTTACATATAACTGCTTTTGAAGCTTCATATATTTACTATGAATCTTATACAGTTAAAACTGAAGTGGAAAGTAGTTTTTGGTAGCaccatttgattttgatttaactaCCCAAACCAATCACGTGGAGAAGGCACGTCACGTTCTTATCCAAGCCAGACAAGCTCTTATCTACGAATGTGacattaaaattgaaataattaaTACGCTTTTGGGAAGGATCACAATAATATAAATCTACAATTTTAAGGAAAATTGTACGTAGTTGCGACTATCATCATCAGTATATATCTGTTTCTAAAATAGGTAAGTTGAAGCTATGAAACTCAACAAACTATAGTCATGAAACTTCTAAGTGCTTTTATTAAGATGAATTAAATAGATGTTTGCATGTAacaaggataatgataaatcaacttatTTGGTGTATGTGTTTAAAAATATGTCTAATAAAAATATGCATAATAATAAgataacaaacttatatatttttgtatgtaaCACACTTTAACAAAATGTACTCGTAAATGTTTGCATGtaacaaacttatatttttgtctcttttacttattaaaataaCTAATACAAACACCCATACACATTTACAAAGTTATTAATCATGTGACTAGAACTCGCAACACTAATCGATTAATGAGTTACTTTACACCCAACTGATCACCAGACCGCATATTAATTTCATGTTAAGctattacataaaaataacataaagaaaaaacacgataatcaaataattatatatggacCTCCATCGATTATAATAGATAGTTTATCCATTTCTTTCTTCACTAATAAAATATGGACGATTGGACGAATCATTTCCTCTTTTGTATACTACCACCAGAGACATTGTTACATTTTGGGCAGTTGCATAATTAATGGACATGaactaggtttttttttttttaaattaacaaatttggactcagcggcatgcctcttcatatattcaactttACTTTCAGAGGAAACCTAATATGGGAAAACCCTtgtcaatcatttttttctcactAGGATTTGAACTCAAAACCTCCCAGTCTCAAATTCCACCATATACCAATTCATCTATTGATGCTTGGTAAACATGAGCTACCTAATTAGCATCATTTTTGGGccgttatttttaattttaaacacattatcactcttttttttttttttcattggtTCATATAATATACCATATGTGTTTATAAAGTTTTGTCTATATTTAGTTTGTAAgtataacatttttcagaaTATAATGCTGCTTCTTGATTTCAAAAAGTTCTGATCATATTTCATACTGCTCGTAAAAATTTTGGTCAAGCAAGACTACCACTACTCTTTTGTATAATCGGAGATAGatgatatatttattgtaagagttaaagtacttttttcgtccctgtggtttatcattttatcacttttcatcctcgccgttaacttttggctaaaaccatccccgtggtttgcatttcgtccctgccgttataactttgccgttaaccccctcacatgcaagtcacgtgaggggcatttttgtcttttcacccatttaagtgcaaaaatcgtccctgtggtttctcatttttgtatttttcatcctctctttaaaaaaaaaaataaaaaaataatggtaACAACttatccaaacaaaacaaaaacttatatatacatatatatatttgagaatctactcaatcaccttcaaatgcaaacacgtatatacaatgttttaaatacaggTATATACCGTACCGGTATGAGGGTGGTACTCCGGTACAACTATTTCtggcatttttgatatttttcggTAATACCGTTCCGGtgttctcattttttatttttttgaattttttttaaattttttttgtaatataatattatattttttttaatttttgaactttaatacttatactttgtaataaagtacctatttggtattttttttgagtgaatagtaattatattttgacaatTGAGTTAAATTATAGtaaattttataacatttttataaattaaattaaattagtcgTACCGCTGGTGTTAAATTACATCTtcctatgtatgtatatataggtttttgattaaattcttgtttggaggtttgttaaagataaggatgaaaaatgcaaaaacgataaaccataaggacgaattttgcacttaagatggatgaaaagacaTAAATGCCCCTGGGTTAACGGAtcaaggacgaaatgcaaaccacggggatgattttagccaaaagttaacggcgatgacgaaaagtgataaaacgacaaaccacatggacgaaaaaagtacttaactctTATTATAAGGAAATCCTGTCTAAAACGATCTCGGCTTCTCTCATGAGATGGTGCTTCCACTCTGGTTTACAATTTGTATGTTATAGTTTCATCTTTGACTACCAGATAGTACTATTATTAGCATAACTAATAACATTTGTAAAATGTCGAAGTATTCAAGTAAATTAAAGATTAATTTGAATTGTGGGTCAAAATGTCAATTTATCTATAGTTGCTAGGAATGTTTTATACTTATATTACATTGTTTAGGTGatctggtaaaaaaaaataggatgaaaaaaaaagaggagAAAAGTATTTTCATGAGTTAATGGACCtatgttattatagttaatactcgtattaatcAAGTAAAATTTAGATGGCCTAAAGGTtcttttattttggaaaaaccTATGAAAATTTTGGAAAAGTGTTTAATTTAAAAGACATATGGAGTTTTTCATTTCAAAAGTGAAATGTAtttgaaaatttctaaaaatgagGTTTTAATATGGGGTTACTAGTCTTAAtgcccgtacgatgtacggattgaTTATAATTATATGAATCCGTCACTTAATATTTAAACGCACAAACATCAGCATACCACAATATCCATTAATTAAACGCACAAACATCTCTATTCTAAAATATGAATGATAGATACGTAGATGCATAAAATTTTTCTAAGGATATTTTAAGAAGTTCGGGATTAAAGTGTTTgggaaagtgtaaattataagggtaaaataaggaatttaaaggtagagtgtttaatttggggaaggggtagtttgtttatatagggagtatagataagttagaaaacattgtttttcacGAAACTTAATTTGGGAAAATCACATTTGAACATACATTTTGTTTTCCAATTTTTACCCTTAAAAATTAGAATAAAAAACACTTCTAGTTTTCTATAAACTATAATTAAGTGCAGCATGAAAGGATACATTTGTTGGGGCATGCTACTGAATTGAAGAAAAGGAGTTTAAGAAGAAAGTGAAACACAAATTGTGTAGTGAAAGAAATTGTTGGCAAGTAGtgcaagaaagaaaaagatgatcAATGAGATGGTTGACTCGAAGGTACAAGAAGCTTCCTCCTGACTAGAGGAAGTTGTCGCTGTACATCCAGACTCATGAACTTGGCACCAAAAAGCAGGCTTGTACGGGCATTTGATGCAACTGGATGGTTTTCTGCCCTTTACGGATTTTCTATGTATTTACAGTGGATAAGATGTATTgcataataaatattaaaacaaatattaaaatgaaacaaataagataaaattTTGATTGTTTGGTTATAATAAAACTGATACACGGAAATACATCAAGCAAAATGTATACATTAATGTACGAAGATTATCGTGATACACGATAGTTTTCACTtacataaattaatttaataagttttttatttcaACCATAacgtgtatatatgtatatatttattaaaaattacattgaaAATTACTATATTCTCATCCTCTAATGCATTTACACCATATTCCCCTAATCtcataaaaattatacactACATCAGTTTACATTCAACTACCGACATCTCGACACCACTATTGTCACCAATAATCGCCACCACAACACCAGTCGTCGTTGCCACCTTCACATCACGCATGTATCATTGTATCTCCCTAGcattttatgtatatgtttgattgtttatttttgtttctattgaaattatttatatattaaaaagacatGCATATCAATTTTATCATTCAACTTTTATGATATCATATTCTTTCACAAAACTAGATTTATAAAATGATGTACAAAAACCAAAcgtaattttgttattttgtaatctaattattaCTGTACTAAATACTCTACAAAGATTATAGACTGGCAGCAATAATGATGATTATTTGATATACATTATTTACGGCGGTCGTCCAGTCATTTTCACAAACCACTGACTTTAGGATCTAGCACATCGACATATTTAATTTATGCTAATTCTTAATGGGCTTTTAAGTTGcgttaattagttgtacacttaccataaagtTCAGGGGGccgacttttaatatggaaatgtacaacctttttatgcatcTTAAGTGAAGCACTAAGGGCTTcctttagcattttcctttctagatcaaaattattttagtttgacatgaaaagaattataataaattttttagatcttaaatattatttaatcgTAAAACGATGTCTCAAATGCTATATGATGTACTCGTAGTATAATTgtctaaatataaatatagataatttaaagtttaaacacttCAACAAATTACCATTTGCAATTAGCCCATTAGGCAATGCATTGTAGGCTTAGTTTAGGTATGGCCCGGCCCGGTTGGACCATGTACTTCATGTTGAAATTTTATGTTTCCTTCAAGAAAATAAAGATAGTCTGAAAGTCAAACTTCGGTTCTAACTCAAATGAAGTTGAAGTAGGATGTGTCGATGTGATCATTAATATAATTGGTTTTGATGGAACTCATGGGAACTTACAAGTTTGGATTCAAATTAAAATACACGGCACAACTTTTGAATAAGTTTCAATAACATATAAATCAACGGTTGTCTGgggagaaaaaaaagaaagagaaactATGATCTTAGAATGAAAATAATCTGTTAGACAAGGAACTTATTTAAAAACACTATGAGTCGCTTTTTGCTGTTTTACATCAAGAATGTAAAACAAGAAATAACATATTTACTCGTTAAAGATAGTTGACGATCCCGTTTTACTATACCGATActgattttgttttttcaagATATTCCAGAAAATCCATCACCACGCGATCAGTCCAAGGTGCTCCAAAGGGAGCTTCATCGCCTGCAATCCACCCTAAGTGCCCACCTTTAGGTGTAACTATCAGCATACAGTTTGAATTCTCCTGAATCAACATCAAGCAGAAATTTGGTCCCTATGTCCCCTAAACTTTAAtcaagttttcaatatatttggTTGAAGAGTAAAATATACCTTGATAGCTTCACGAGGGATTCCTCTGGCAGGGGCAATGGGATCATTTTCCGCCTGCAGATCATGAAGTAATGCCTTCAACATATTGTTGAATAGAATGCTTGTCAAATTTTCTTCAGTTTTCTGCAGTCAGTGTGTACCTGGATGCAAAGTAAAGGCCTGCATACATGCTGTATAGAATCTGAGCTGCTTGCTTTTAAGTAGTAGTCATCCGCTGACTTGAAACCGAAAGAGACTGcatgatatgaaaatattaCTTTAAGAAGAGCTTCCACATTATACATTTCAAATAGTAGAAAAATTTGTACATCGTGTCAAAGCTTCATCAAATTCTCTAACGGATTTGCAATTAGCAGCTGCTGGAATATTATATCCCCCGTCAATTTCTTCGAATAGAAGAGCATGCCTGCTTATAGAAAGTCATAGCATTTACACCAATGCTTCATAAAAGAAGGCGGTAAATAAAAAAACTGAATGACTAGTTTGCAGGTAATATTTCCTTTTATTTGATCATAGAAGAAAAGTTactaaatcttttaaaaaatgaatataaaaaccATGTGAATTTTGAAACTGGAAAATGACTAGTGAAATGTCTACCTTTTTAAAATTGTAGACAATGAAGTTGCAAACGCTTTGTCATAGTACTTGTTAAATCCCTTACGGATGTCCTCATTTGCAATGACCAAATTAAAAGGATTGCACAAGGATACGGCACCAGAAAGGAGACAACTATCAGATTCCTTCAATGAGCAGAATTGTCAATGAAATCAAAGTACTAGATATCTATCATTAGCAATCTgctatttcttttttttcttttttggaattCTCATCTATATAACCGATTTGTAAAAGTGCATGATTCATGGATGAAGCAACAAAGGTGTATGAGAAATGGCATGTTTTACCTGGGCCAAATACCTAACAAGAATGTTTCCTCCGAGAGACCAACCAGCAGCATATAAATTTGCATCTGGGTAACAAGAGGAAACATGCGCTACTACTTCAACAATATCTCCCAAAAATGATGCTGAATATAACTGCGagataaagttttataaaaagctTCATCACATATGCTTGCAACAGTTATGTTATTTTCTTGCATATATCATATAGAGAATATATACAATTCTTTCGTTTCCAAGTCACTCTAAAACTTGTTACCTGAGGTGTGGTAACAGGGCTATTACTGCAACCACGGCTGTTGAAAACCACAACACGCCATCTCTTGTTTCTTGCTCTCAATAGCATATGCCTTATGTATGAAGTTTCACTGCCACCTGTTAGCCCCGGCTACAATACCATAAATACTAAAGCAATTGTCAAAATAACCATGATATATAACTATTCACTCATTCTATAAGCATACAACCCCGGGTCTTACTACTAGATTCAAGGAACCAAAATTCCAATCAAGCATTGACTCAAACTTCCAAACAAGACAATTTGGAGAACTTGCATGATTAGTGTTACTAAATCCACCATTTTCAGAAGTCCCAAGGGTGCTTAGCAATGTCGTTGTATTTGTAAAGTTATATAATTATTCTTTCTTAAAGTAGTCCATCACTAATTATATGTAGACcatttttctaaatttatttaatcatttattaagtTTTCACTTTTAGAAAAACACAAGCACTAGACTCAAACAATTAGTCCCAGACGGTAACATACTAACAATATGtgtttttaaacaatttaagGTCATGTTGAGTCACACCATTTGCACCCACCCTCAAGAACGGCCTATCTGATGAGACCCACCCCAAACAATTATTTAGTTACCCATATGAAATATCTGGTAATATGGGTCTATGGGATATAGAAAGggaaatatgatatttatattacCAGCAGAATGAGCATGGGAGAACTAGAAGACAAATTGCGATGGTCACCTGCGACCCAATCAATTGCAATGGTACCGTTGTCTTTGGTCCTTAGACACTCTCGTCGACATCTGACATCTGGAGTTGACCGGAAAAAATTGGCAAAGATAGTTTCCAAGTGAGCATTTGAACCAATAATGGGATAAGAATTATAGGGACGGTCGAGAGTGGTGAATGCCGGAAGGAACGATGCCAGACCTCCGCCACTTACGTCTAGAGAAGGGTGAATATGGTACAACATGGCTTGCATGcaatgatggtggtggtgtagCGTCTAGTTAAAGGTTGTTGGGAAGGAAGGAGTTTTAAGACATAGGGTCACCGGTTTAGAAGTATGAAACCCACATGTTTAGTTGCCTAGACGGCAATGAAGACGTTAGCCATTCGTGGAATACTGTTGTAGTCATATAT includes these proteins:
- the LOC122579273 gene encoding embryogenesis-associated protein EMB8-like → MQAMLYHIHPSLDVSGGGLASFLPAFTTLDRPYNSYPIIGSNAHLETIFANFFRSTPDVRCRRECLRTKDNGTIAIDWVAGDHRNLSSSSPMLILLPGLTGGSETSYIRHMLLRARNKRWRVVVFNSRGCSNSPVTTPQLYSASFLGDIVEVVAHVSSCYPDANLYAAGWSLGGNILVRYLAQESDSCLLSGAVSLCNPFNLVIANEDIRKGFNKYYDKAFATSLSTILKRHALLFEEIDGGYNIPAAANCKSVREFDEALTRFSFGFKSADDYYLKASSSDSIQHVCRPLLCIQAENDPIAPARGIPREAIKENSNCMLIVTPKGGHLGWIAGDEAPFGAPWTDRVVMDFLEYLEKTKSVSV